Genomic DNA from Burkholderia plantarii:
CCGAACAGCTTCTGCTCGGGCAACGTGTTCGAGATCGCCGAGGGCGAGACGGTGGAGGAAGAAGTCGCGCGCCGCCGCAAGGTGCTGAAGGCGGTGGTCGAGATCCTCGCGCAAAGCGAGCCGATGAAACCGGGCGAGCGCGGCGAGTTCGTGCGCGAGCAGTTCGAGGAACTCGAACGTTCGCTGAAGCGCTGACGCGCACCGCGCGAACCACGCCGCCGGCCGCCGCAGCGCGCGGCCGCCGGCGAACGCATCCGGCAGGCAGTCGGGAAGGCAAGGAGGAACGACACGATGGCGATGGCAATGGATACCGCAACGGAAACGGCGGAGGCGGTTCGGGACACGGCGGCGCCCACGCTCGAGATGCGCGTGCGACAGGTGCGATACGAGGGCCAGGGGATCAACTCCTACGAGCTGACGAGCCCCGCGGGCGAGGCGCTGCCGCCGTTCGAGGCGGGCGCGCATATCGACGTCCACCTGCGCGACGGCCTGATCCGCCAGTACTCGCTCTGCAACGCGCCGGCCGAGCGGCACCGCTACGTGATCGCCGTGCTGCGCGACGAAGCCGGCCGCGGCGGCTCGCGCGCGATGCACGAGCACGTGCGGGCCGGCGACCTCGTCACCATCAGCCGGCCGCGCAATCACTTCGCGCTGGCCGGCGATGCGAGCCGCGTGCTGCTGATCGCGGGCGGGATCGGCGTGACGCCGCTGAAAGCGATGGCGCACGAACTCGACGCACACGGCGTGGAGTTCGAGATGCACTACTGCGCGCGTGGCCGCGAGGCGGCGGCGTTCGGCGAGGAGCTGGCGGCGCTGCATCGCGCGGGCCGCCTGCACTACCACTTCGACGGCGGCGCGGCGGGCCGGCAGCTCGACCTGCGGGCCCTGCTGGCGCGGCCGGTACCGGGCACGCACGTCTACTACTGCGGCCCGGCCGGCTTCATGAAGGCCTGCGCCGAGGCGGCCGGACACTGGCCGAAGGGTACCGTCCACTTCGAGCACTTCAAGGCGCCCGAGCCACCGGCGCGCGCGCCGTCCGACCTGCCGGCGCAGGCCGCCGACGGTTGCGACGTGACGCTCGCCAGCAGCGGCCGGGTGATACATGTGGCCCCCGGCCAGAACCTCGCCGAGGCGCTCAACGAGGCCGGCGTGGCCGTGCCCACCTCGTGCTGCGCCGGCCTCTGCGCGACCTGCAAGGTGCGCTACCGCGACGGCGAAGTCGAGCACAACGATTTCATCCTCACCGACGAGGAAAAGCAGGAATACCTGACCACCTGCGTATCGCGGCCGCTCGGCAGGACGCTGGTGCTGGAGCTGTGAGCCCCGGCACACCGATACATCGACATCCCGTTGCACCCCGACCGCGCCGCCGGCGCGTCACTCCGGAAACCGCATGAAAGTGTATTACGACAGGGACGCCGATCTCGCGCTGCTGAAGCAGCGGCGCGTGGCCGTGCTCGGCTACGGCTCGCGGGGCCACGCCCACGCGCTGAACCTGAAGGACGGCGGCATCGAGGTCGGGCGCGGGCCGTCGTGGGCCGGGGCCGGACAGGCCGGCCGTCCGGTCAGGACGATTGCCGGCGCTGTCGATGCGAAGCGCTTCATCCCGGAGAGCCGCGCGGGCGCGCCGACGCTGCAGTCGCACCGGCCGCCGACGGCGAACCACCCGATCGAGATCGTCGGCGCGAAGCTGCGCGCGATGACGCCGTGGATCGGCAGGGACGCGCTCGTCGAGCGTTCGAGGAACTGACCGCGGCAGGCGAACGCGCGGCGGGCGTCGGCATCGCCCCGCCCGCCGCGCATTCGATTCGCAGTACGAATTCATCATCCGGCGGCGCAACCCTGCCGCCGGCGCCTTTTCCCCACCCGATACGCAGGAGGAATGCCCCATGTCCACCGCCATTGCCGAACCCCGTGCCGAATCGATCGTGAAGCCCGGCAAGGTTTCGATCTACCAGCCCGAGCAGGAAGGGCTGATCTTCCCCGAACTGCCCGAGTTCACGAGCGCCGCCGAACAGCGCCGGCACCTGAAGGAGCACCTGGTGGCGGCCTGCCGCGCGTTCGCGATCCACGGCTTCGACTACGGCTTCGCGGGCCACCTGACGGTGCGCGATCCCGAGAACCCGGGGCTCTACTGGACCAACCCGATGGCCGTGCATTTCGCGCAGGTGAAGGTGTCGAACCTGATCTGCGCCGATCACCGGGGCACCGTGGTGGAAGGCTCGCATGCCATCAACCGCGCCGGCTTCGTGCTGCACGCGGCGGTCCACGAGCAGCACCCCGACATCGTCGCGATGTGCCACGCGCACACCGTGTACGGCACCGCGTTCGCGGCGCTCGGCAAGCCGCTCGCGCCGATCTCGCAGGACGCCGCGGCGTTCTTCGAGGACCACGTGGTGATCGGCGACGAAGCCGGCAAGGTGGCCGTCGAGGTGAAGGGCGGCAACAAGGTCGCCAACGCGTTCGCCGGCGTGAAGGCGGCGATCCACCAGAACCACGGCCTGCTCACGGCCAGCCGCCACAGCATCGATTCGGCCGCGTTCTGGTTCATCGCGCTCGAACGCTGCTGCCAGCAACAGCTGATGATCGAGGCGGCCGGCATCACGCCGAAGGAAGTCACGCCGGAGCGCGCGCGCTACAGCCGCGAGCACGTGGGCAGCGACTACATCGGCTGGCTGCACTTCCAGACCATCTGGAACGACCTGGCGGCCAGCCAGCCCGACATGTTCGACTGACCGGCGGCACGGCGGCCAAAAAAACGGCAGGCAGCTACCCGAGCAATACCCGGCGGTACGCGGCAACACCCCGACGCCCGCGGCGCGCTTCGCATCGAAGCCGCCACGGGCTGCCGACGGTGGACATGACAACACGCACCGCCACCGATCATCGCAGGCCCTCAGGAGACAACCATGAGTACCCACAGTCCGGCCGCCTTTCTGGAATCGAGCGAATCGTCCGCGTTTGCCAAGGCCGCGTGGCGGCTGATTCCGTTCCTGTTCCTCTGTTATCTGTCCGCCTATCTCGACCGCATCAACGTCGCCTTCGCCAAGCTGCAGATGCTGGGCGACCTCGGCTTCAGCGAGGCCGTCTACGGCTTCGGCGCGAGCGTGTTCTTCGTCGGCTACCTGATCTTCGAGATCCCGAGCAACCTGATCCTGCTGCGCGTCGGTCCGCGCCGCTGGATCGCCCGCATCATGGTGACCTGGGGCATCGTCTCGGTCGGCATGATGTTCGTGCGTTCACCCGCCGCGTTCTACGTGATGCGTTTCCTGCTCGGCCTGGCCGAGGCCGGTTTCTTCCCCGCCATCGTGCTGTATCTGACCTACTGGTTCCCGTCGTCGCGGCGCTCGAAGGTGACCGCGCTGTTCATGACGGGCATCCCGATGTCGGGCGTGATCGGCGGCCCGCTGTCGGGCTGGCTGATGACCCGGCTCGCGGGCGCGCACGGCATGGCCGGCTGGCAGTGGCTGTTCCTGCTCGAAGGGCTGCCGACCGTGGTGCTCGGCGTGCTGGCCTACTTCTATCTCGACGACAAGGTGCAGGACGCGAAGTGGCTCAGCGAGGCGCAGAAGGCCGTGATCGCGCGCAAGCTCGAGGAGGAGCGGCCCGCCGACCTGCTGCACTCGGTGAAGGACGGCCTGCTCAATCCGAAGATCCTGCTGGTCAGCGCGATCTACTTTTTCTACACGATGGGGCTGTATGGCGTGAGCTTCTGGCTGCCCACGCTGATCAAGTCGAGCGGCGTGGCGGACCCGCTCCACGTCGGCCTGCTCACCGCGATTCCGTATGCGGTGGGCGCCGTGGCGATGGTGCTCGTGAGCCGCAGCTCGGACCACCACGGCGAGCGGCGCTGGCACCTGATCGTGCCGGGGCTGGCCGGCGCGTTCGGGCTCGCGGCGAGCGTCTGGTGCGCCGATTCGACAGTGCTGGCGATGATCGCGCTGACCGTCGGCACGATGGGCGTGATGACCACCATCTCGCAGTTCTGGGTGTTGCCGCCGGCCTTCCTCGGCGGCGGCGCGGCGGCGGCCGGCCTCGCGTTCGCGAACTCGGTGGGCAGCATCTCGGGCGTGGTGAGCCCCTCGCTGATCGGCCTCGTCAAGAACGCGAGCGGCTCGGCCGGCGCGGGCGTGCTGACGATGTCGGTGAGCCTCGTGATCGCCGGGCTGCTGGTGCTGCGCGTGCCGCCGGCGCTCGTCAATCACCGCGGCCAGGCCCGCTGAGCCCGCCAGCCGCTTCGGCCGGCGCAATGAAAATCGCCGCCGTGGCGCGAGCCGCGGCGGCGATGTCGTGTCCGGCACGCCGGCGCGATCAGCGCGCCTTGCGCTCGTCGGCGTTGATCTCGGGCAGCGCGCGGCCCATGTTCGTCACCAGGTTCTCGCGCGCGAACTCGGTGTGCTGCAGGCTCAGCTTGCCGGCCAGTTCCTCGTCGCCGCGCGCGATCGCCTCGGCGATCGCGGCGTGCTCGTCCCACACGGTCTTGCGCTGGCCCGCCACCTGATGCACGGCGCCCATCACGCGGCGCAGATGCATCCAGTGCAGGCGCGCCGACTCGGCGATCAGCGGGTTGCCCGAGGCCGTATAGATGGCGGTATGGAACGCCATGTCGGCCTCGATCATGGCGCGGATGTCGTTGCCCTTCGAGAGCTTGCGGCCGGCCGCGACGAGCGCCTTGTCGATGATCACCTTCTTGCGCGCGGCCAGGCGCGCCGCGAGGCTGTCGAGCGCGCCGCGAAATTCGTAGAGATGGCCGATGCGCGCGGCGTCGAGCGGCGTGACCTGCAGGCCGCGCCCCGGCGCGTCCTCGACGAGGCCGTCCTTCTTCAGCAGGCGGAACGCCTGCAGCACCGGCGAGCGCGAGACCGACAGCTGCTCGGCGATCTCTTCCTGCACGATGCGCGTGCCCGGCGCGATGGAGCCTTCGCTGATGGCGTCGAGCAGAACCCGGTAGACCTCGTCGACGTAATCGGTGCGGGCCTGGATCTTCAGGAGTTTGGCTGGCATGGCGGCGAATGCTGTGGATACTGAATACCGTCAGCTTACCAGCATTGATACGGGCCGTTGAGCCCGGCGGGGCGGGCGCGGCGCCGCGGCCCGTCGTGCCGCGCGGGCGTCAATCCGCGGCGGTGAGGCTCGCGAACCACACCGGCACGTCGGCAACGGCATCGGCGGACACATCGCGGCCGGCGACATCGACGACGCGGGCGGCATGGAGCCAGTCCGGCTCGACGGCGCCGGCGCAGCCGAACGCCTCGCGTAACGCGGCGCAGCCCGTGGCGGCATCGCGCGCGTTGCCCGCCTGCAGCAGCACCAGCGCGAACGCCGCGCGGTACTGCCGCGCGGCGGCCAGCGCCAGTCGCGTGTCCGCCCGCACCTGCTCGCGCCGGCTGCCGCGCGCGTCGCGCACGACGATCGACACCAGTCCCGAGGCGGCCCGCGCCAGCAGCCATTCGGCGGCGGGATCATGGCTGGCGTCCGACTCGGTGGCCACGCCGATCAGCGCGGCCATGCCGGCGAACTCGGCGCGCTCGCCGAGCACACGCGCCGCGCGAGCCGGGATACCGCGCCCGCCCATCCACGCGGCCAGCGGATTGGCCGGGCGCTGCCCGCCGCTGAACGAAAAGCCGGTTTCGCCGATCGCGAACCGCCCCGGCTCGTCGTGGGCAGCCGGGCGGGCAATGAGGAAGTCCGGCGCTTTCATGTCGTCTCCTGGGTACCGCGGGAAGGGGCCGTGCGGCGCGGGCGCGCCGGCAATCGTCGTTTTTATTGGATCGGGATTCCGAACTCTGTATACAGTTAGCGTAAGGGCTGGCTCCGGGCGGGCCTATCGGGACAAATACCGAGCCATGTCCGCCGCCGGTCCGCCGCCGGTCCGCGTTCCGTTGCCGGCGGGAAACCGTGCCTCTGGCGCCGGCATGCACGCGCGCGGCGACGCGATCACATCGGCCCGCGCACCGGCATCGTGTCGGGCGGCGACGGGGCGATATCGGCGCGTCCACGGCCGCCCCGTGGCGCGCGGCATCGCCTGCCGGCGGCGTCACGCGGCCGGCGACGCGTCACCGGCCGCGGAACCCCGAGGATCGCAGGCCCGCCGCAGCGTGGCACCGCAACCGAGCCACAGTGCGAGCGAGCCGGTGGACACCGCGCCGAGCGTGACGAACGCGGCGGCGTAGCCGAAGTGTTGCGCGACGATGCCGCCCAGCGCCGGGCTCAGCGCCGCGCCCACCCCCTGGACCGTCATGACCATGCCCTGCCCCGCATTGATGCGTCCGGTGCCGCGCAACAACCGCACGACGAGCGCCGGCACCGCCACGCCCTGCAATCCGGCGCCGATGCCGTCGAGCACCTGCACCGGCCAGACGCCCCAGGCCGTGATGAACGTCGCGGCGATCGCGCCGCGCAGCGGCAGCGCGAGAAACGCGAGCAGCATCACCTGCCAGTAGCCGAGGCGCCGGATCAGCGGCGCCGCGATGCAGGCCGTGGCCAGCATCACCAGTTGCGCGACGACGATGGTCTGCGCGGCCAGCGCGCTCGGGTTGCCCTCGCGCGCGGCCACCACCGCGAGGCCGTACAGCGGCAGCATCGCGGCGTTGCCGAGATGGAACAGCGCGAGCGCCGCCGCGAGCAGCAGCAGCGACCGGTTGCCGAACAGCATGCGAAAGCCGCCGGTAGGGGCATGCTCCGCGCCGAGTCCCCTCGCGCTGTCATGATCGATCGCCGCGCGCGGCACGAGCAGCGTGGCGCACACCGTCAGCGCGCCGAACACGGCCGCCAGCAGGAACACCGCGCCGAAGCCGAAACGCCAGCCGAGCCAGCCCGACAGCGCCGCGCCGACGACGTTGCCCGCGTGATTGGCCACCTGGTTGCGCCCGAACTGCCGGTCGAAACCGCCTTCGCGCACCATGCCGAGCGTCACGCCCATCACGGCCGGGCCGAGCACCGCGCCGGCCAGCGCGGTGAGCACCTGCGAGGCGGCCACCACCCAGCCGCGCTGCGAGAGCCAAAGCACGAGCGAGGCGAGCGTCGTGAGGACGGCCGCCACGACGATGATGCCGCGCTTGCGGCGGCTGGCGTCGACCAGCGCGCCGGCCGGCGACGTCGCCAGCATGCCGGCGATGCCGCCGAGCGTCATGACCGTGCCGATCGCGTCGGGCCGCCAGCCCTGCGCCTGGAGGAACACGCCGAGGAACGGGCCGAGCCCCGCCTGCACGTCGGCCATGAAGAAGTTCAGCCCTTCGAGCGCGTACCGGGCGCGCCCGGGCGGTTGCGCGGTGGACATGTCAGTCGTGCGCGTCGACCAGTTCGGCGATCTCGTCCACGTCGATCGTCCGGCCGTGCCGGGTGCTGACGCCGCGCCCCCAGGCCTGCACGTGAACCCCCGGTGCGAGATACGACGCCAGCTCGGCGGCGGCATGCGGCGGCATGCGCAACGACGTGCCGTCGTCGAGCAGCGCGCCCCGCAGCTCGCCCTTCGGGCCGTGCAGCGGCAGCACCACCGCGCCGCTCGCCTCCATCGGCTTCGGCGCCGCGCGCGGCTTGTCATGCGCGTCGGCGCCGTGGCCCGGCCCCTCGTCGACGATCACCGTGCCGCGCCGCGTCGTCAGCGCGACCGCCGCGAGCATCTCCACGCCGCGCGGCTTCACCGCGCGCACGCGCACCTCGTCGCCCACGGCGACATGGCGCGCGATCAGCGCCGACAGATGAGGCGGTACGTGAACCTGGCGCGGCTGGCGCGTGCCGAGCAC
This window encodes:
- a CDS encoding GntR family transcriptional regulator → MPAKLLKIQARTDYVDEVYRVLLDAISEGSIAPGTRIVQEEIAEQLSVSRSPVLQAFRLLKKDGLVEDAPGRGLQVTPLDAARIGHLYEFRGALDSLAARLAARKKVIIDKALVAAGRKLSKGNDIRAMIEADMAFHTAIYTASGNPLIAESARLHWMHLRRVMGAVHQVAGQRKTVWDEHAAIAEAIARGDEELAGKLSLQHTEFARENLVTNMGRALPEINADERKAR
- a CDS encoding MFS transporter — encoded protein: MSTAQPPGRARYALEGLNFFMADVQAGLGPFLGVFLQAQGWRPDAIGTVMTLGGIAGMLATSPAGALVDASRRKRGIIVVAAVLTTLASLVLWLSQRGWVVAASQVLTALAGAVLGPAVMGVTLGMVREGGFDRQFGRNQVANHAGNVVGAALSGWLGWRFGFGAVFLLAAVFGALTVCATLLVPRAAIDHDSARGLGAEHAPTGGFRMLFGNRSLLLLAAALALFHLGNAAMLPLYGLAVVAAREGNPSALAAQTIVVAQLVMLATACIAAPLIRRLGYWQVMLLAFLALPLRGAIAATFITAWGVWPVQVLDGIGAGLQGVAVPALVVRLLRGTGRINAGQGMVMTVQGVGAALSPALGGIVAQHFGYAAAFVTLGAVSTGSLALWLGCGATLRRACDPRGSAAGDASPAA
- a CDS encoding PDR/VanB family oxidoreductase, with the protein product MDTATETAEAVRDTAAPTLEMRVRQVRYEGQGINSYELTSPAGEALPPFEAGAHIDVHLRDGLIRQYSLCNAPAERHRYVIAVLRDEAGRGGSRAMHEHVRAGDLVTISRPRNHFALAGDASRVLLIAGGIGVTPLKAMAHELDAHGVEFEMHYCARGREAAAFGEELAALHRAGRLHYHFDGGAAGRQLDLRALLARPVPGTHVYYCGPAGFMKACAEAAGHWPKGTVHFEHFKAPEPPARAPSDLPAQAADGCDVTLASSGRVIHVAPGQNLAEALNEAGVAVPTSCCAGLCATCKVRYRDGEVEHNDFILTDEEKQEYLTTCVSRPLGRTLVLEL
- a CDS encoding MFS transporter, yielding MSTHSPAAFLESSESSAFAKAAWRLIPFLFLCYLSAYLDRINVAFAKLQMLGDLGFSEAVYGFGASVFFVGYLIFEIPSNLILLRVGPRRWIARIMVTWGIVSVGMMFVRSPAAFYVMRFLLGLAEAGFFPAIVLYLTYWFPSSRRSKVTALFMTGIPMSGVIGGPLSGWLMTRLAGAHGMAGWQWLFLLEGLPTVVLGVLAYFYLDDKVQDAKWLSEAQKAVIARKLEEERPADLLHSVKDGLLNPKILLVSAIYFFYTMGLYGVSFWLPTLIKSSGVADPLHVGLLTAIPYAVGAVAMVLVSRSSDHHGERRWHLIVPGLAGAFGLAASVWCADSTVLAMIALTVGTMGVMTTISQFWVLPPAFLGGGAAAAGLAFANSVGSISGVVSPSLIGLVKNASGSAGAGVLTMSVSLVIAGLLVLRVPPALVNHRGQAR
- a CDS encoding class II aldolase/adducin family protein — encoded protein: MSTAIAEPRAESIVKPGKVSIYQPEQEGLIFPELPEFTSAAEQRRHLKEHLVAACRAFAIHGFDYGFAGHLTVRDPENPGLYWTNPMAVHFAQVKVSNLICADHRGTVVEGSHAINRAGFVLHAAVHEQHPDIVAMCHAHTVYGTAFAALGKPLAPISQDAAAFFEDHVVIGDEAGKVAVEVKGGNKVANAFAGVKAAIHQNHGLLTASRHSIDSAAFWFIALERCCQQQLMIEAAGITPKEVTPERARYSREHVGSDYIGWLHFQTIWNDLAASQPDMFD